From Arachis stenosperma cultivar V10309 chromosome 2, arast.V10309.gnm1.PFL2, whole genome shotgun sequence, one genomic window encodes:
- the LOC130962934 gene encoding flavanone 3-dioxygenase 3 translates to MDHDKEEKSSSLFSTGNSAQEMGFTYVPQRYVVPTLQRPSLAPKDANVAVIDIAALRNNNGLSAENRFRVIQEISDACRSLGFFQIVNHGISESVLEGAISVASKFFDLPTKEKLKLGSSDVRKPVRYATSLKDGVDKHQFWRVFLKHYAHPLNDWIHMWPDNPPDYREKMGRYCEEIKKVSLEVMEAILESLKLKASTTPALTKKLEDGMQVMAVNCYPPCPEPAMALGLPPHSDYSCLTIVYQNCQGLEIMDSTTCSWKLVPHVPYALQVHIGDHFEVLSNGLFKSVVHRATLHRDRTRFSIVSLFSLGMDDKMGVAAELIDDDHDDHEHPKKYRESSFRDFLDFLASNDIAQGKNFIDTLKIEKNN, encoded by the exons ATGGATCATGATAAGGAGGAGAAATCAAGCTCATTATTCTCAACGGGAAATAGTGCTCAAGAGATGGGTTTCACTTATGTTCCACAACGTTACGTGGTTCCAACTTTGCAAAGGCCCAGTTTGGCACCAAAAGATGCTAACGTTGCTGTTATTGACATAGCTGCACTCAGGAATAATAATGGCTTGTCAGCAGAAAATAGGTTTCGTGTAATTCAAGAAATTAGCGACGCTTGTCGTAGCTTGGGCTTCTTTCAA ATTGTAAACCACGGAATAAGTGAGTCAGTGTTGGAGGGAGCAATATCCGTAGCATCGAAGTTTTTCGATTTGCCGACAAAGGAAAAGTTAAAATTGGGTTCAAGTGATGTGCGCAAGCCAGTGAGGTACGCAACAAGCTTGAAAGATGGGGTTGATAAGCATCAATTTTGGAGGGTTTTTCTAAAACACTATGCTCATCCCTTGAACGATTGGATTCACATGTGGCCTGATAATCCACCAGACTACAG GGAAAAGATGGGGAGATATTGTGAAGAAATAAAGAAAGTGAGCCTAGAGGTGATGGAAGCAATCCTAGAAAGTCTAAAATTGAAGGCATCAACAACACCGGCTCTAACAAAAAAACTTGAAGATGGGATGCAAGTGATGGCAGTGAACTGCTACCCACCATGTCCAGAGCCAGCTATGGCCTTAGGCCTTCCACCACACTCTGACTACAGCTGCCTCACCATCGTGTACCAAAACTGCCAAGGCCTTGAGATAATGGATTCTACTACGTGTTCTTGGAAGTTAGTTCCACATGTTCCTTATGCACTTCAAGTTCATATCGGTGATCACTTTGAGGTGCTAAGCAATGGTTTGTTCAAGAGTGTTGTCCATAGAGCTACTCTTCACAGGGACAGGACAAGGTTCTCCATTGTTAGCTTGTTTAGTTTGGGAATGGATGATAAGATGGGGGTTGCTGCAGAGCTTattgatgatgatcatgatGATCATGAGCATCCAAAGAAGTACAGGGAAAGCAGCTTTAGAgattttcttgattttcttgCGTCTAATGACATCGCTCAAGGGAAGAACTTCATTGATACGCTGAAGATCGAAAAGAATAATTAG